One part of the Streptomyces sp. NBC_00286 genome encodes these proteins:
- a CDS encoding PhoH family protein, with translation MVTSTKRRMPDRRTYVLDTSVLLADPHAMNRFDEHEVVLPVVVVTELEAKRHHPELGYFARQALRLLDDYRVKYGRLDAPIPIGDLGGTIRVELNHSDPSVLPTGYRLGDNDSRILAVARNLQAEGFDVTVVSKDLPLRIKASSVGLLAEEYRAELAVTDSSGWTGMSELTLPGEQVDILFEEGHVFVPEAAEMPVHTGLTIHSERGKALGRMTAEGNVRLVRGDREAFGIKGRSAEQRIALDLLLDPDVGIMSMGGRAGTGKSALALCAGLEAVLERRQHEKVMVFRPLYAVGGQELGYLPGTEAEKMSPWAQAVFDTLSAVTSREVIEEVTARGMLEVLPLTHIRGRSLHDAFVIVDEAQSLERNVLLTVLSRIGANSRVVLTHDVAQRDNLRVGRYDGVVAVIEKLKGHPLFAHVTLTRSERSRIAALVTEMLEDGQI, from the coding sequence GTGGTGACCAGCACAAAGCGCCGTATGCCAGACCGGCGCACCTATGTTCTCGACACCAGCGTCCTGCTGGCCGACCCGCACGCCATGAACCGCTTCGACGAGCATGAAGTAGTGCTCCCCGTCGTCGTGGTCACGGAACTGGAGGCCAAGCGGCACCATCCCGAACTCGGTTACTTCGCCCGGCAGGCCCTGCGTCTGCTCGACGACTACCGCGTGAAGTACGGCCGCCTCGATGCCCCCATTCCCATCGGGGACCTGGGCGGGACGATCCGTGTCGAGCTCAACCACTCGGACCCCAGCGTGCTGCCCACGGGCTACCGCCTGGGGGACAACGACTCCCGCATCCTCGCGGTCGCCCGCAATCTGCAGGCCGAGGGGTTCGATGTCACGGTCGTGTCGAAGGACCTGCCGCTGCGCATCAAGGCGTCCTCCGTCGGCCTCCTCGCCGAGGAGTACCGCGCGGAGCTCGCCGTCACGGACTCCTCCGGCTGGACCGGAATGTCCGAACTGACGCTGCCGGGCGAGCAGGTGGACATCCTCTTCGAGGAGGGGCATGTCTTCGTCCCCGAAGCCGCCGAGATGCCCGTGCACACCGGGCTGACGATCCACTCCGAGCGCGGCAAGGCACTGGGCCGGATGACGGCCGAGGGCAACGTCCGTCTCGTACGCGGCGATCGGGAGGCCTTCGGCATCAAGGGGCGCAGCGCGGAGCAGCGTATAGCGCTGGATCTGCTGCTCGACCCGGACGTCGGGATCATGTCGATGGGCGGCCGGGCCGGCACCGGCAAGTCGGCGCTGGCCCTGTGCGCGGGCCTGGAGGCCGTGCTCGAGCGCCGGCAGCACGAGAAGGTGATGGTCTTCCGGCCGCTGTACGCGGTGGGCGGGCAGGAGCTCGGCTATCTGCCCGGCACCGAGGCCGAGAAGATGAGCCCGTGGGCGCAGGCGGTCTTCGACACGCTGTCGGCGGTCACCAGCCGCGAGGTCATCGAAGAGGTCACCGCGCGCGGCATGTTGGAGGTCCTGCCGCTCACGCACATCCGCGGCCGGTCCCTCCACGACGCGTTCGTGATCGTGGACGAGGCTCAATCCCTCGAGCGGAACGTCCTGTTGACCGTTCTGTCCCGGATCGGGGCGAATTCACGGGTCGTTCTGACCCATGACGTGGCCCAGCGGGACAATCTCAGGGTCGGCCGGTACGACGGAGTCGTCGCCGTCATCGAGAAGCTGAAGGGGCATCCGCTCTTCGCGCATGTCACCCTCACCCGGTCCGAGAGGTCCCGGATTGCGGCACTGGTGACGGAAATGCTCGAGGACGGGCAGATCTGA
- a CDS encoding isoprenyl transferase, with translation MNLRDNLRRLLLRVYTRRVEVHLDHDQVPKHIGVIMDGNRRWAKAAGSTTAQGHRAGADKIEEFLGWCSETDVEVVTLWLLSTDNLDRPQEELVPLFGIIENVVRTLASDGRWRVHHVGTADILPSHVQTALKEAEQSTAHVDGIVVNVAIGYGGRQEIADAVRSMLLDHADKGTSIEQLAESVDVDMIGKHLYTSDQPDPDLVIRTSGEQRLSGFMLWQTAHSEYYFCEVFWPAFRKVDFLRALRDYAARHRRYGG, from the coding sequence GTGAACCTGCGCGACAACCTGCGCCGCTTGCTGCTCAGGGTCTACACACGCAGGGTGGAGGTCCACCTCGACCACGACCAGGTGCCCAAGCACATCGGGGTCATCATGGACGGCAACCGCCGCTGGGCGAAGGCGGCGGGGAGCACCACGGCCCAGGGTCACCGCGCCGGCGCGGACAAGATCGAGGAGTTCCTCGGCTGGTGCTCGGAGACCGACGTCGAGGTCGTCACCCTCTGGCTGCTGTCCACGGACAATCTGGACCGGCCGCAGGAAGAGCTGGTCCCGCTGTTCGGGATCATCGAGAACGTCGTCCGCACGCTCGCCTCCGACGGCCGCTGGCGCGTCCACCACGTCGGTACGGCGGACATCCTGCCCTCGCATGTGCAGACCGCCCTCAAGGAGGCCGAGCAGTCCACGGCCCATGTCGACGGAATAGTGGTGAACGTCGCGATCGGCTACGGCGGCCGCCAGGAGATCGCCGACGCCGTCCGCTCGATGCTCCTCGACCACGCGGACAAAGGCACCTCGATCGAGCAGCTCGCCGAGAGCGTCGACGTCGACATGATCGGCAAGCACCTCTATACGAGCGACCAGCCCGACCCCGACCTGGTGATCCGCACCAGCGGCGAACAGCGGCTGTCCGGTTTCATGCTCTGGCAGACGGCGCACTCCGAGTACTACTTCTGCGAGGTCTTCTGGCCGGCCTTCCGCAAGGTCGACTTCCTGCGCGCCCTGCGTGACTACGCGGCGCGACACCGGCGTTACGGAGGCTAG
- a CDS encoding DUF192 domain-containing protein has protein sequence MPTFTTPDTPTPIPLELAESRRARRRGLLGRDGIDGALLLTPASAVHTLGMRFAIDVAYLDRELRVLAVRTMRPGRIGRPRFRARHVLEAEAGAMEGWGLRLGVRVTVRDF, from the coding sequence ATGCCCACCTTCACCACCCCGGACACCCCGACCCCCATCCCCCTGGAACTCGCCGAGTCCCGCCGCGCCCGACGCCGCGGCCTCCTCGGCCGCGATGGAATCGACGGTGCGCTCCTGCTGACGCCCGCGAGCGCGGTGCACACGCTGGGAATGCGGTTCGCGATCGATGTCGCTTACCTGGACCGGGAGTTACGGGTCCTGGCGGTGCGGACGATGCGTCCGGGACGTATCGGACGGCCCAGGTTCCGGGCCCGGCATGTGCTGGAGGCGGAAGCCGGCGCGATGGAGGGGTGGGGCCTGCGGCTCGGGGTGCGGGTCACCGTGCGGGACTTCTGA
- a CDS encoding winged helix DNA-binding domain-containing protein, whose translation MTPRITWDEASARRYERQLLRTPAPPGTPPAEVVATLLATHAQVLSAAELSVGLRLDGATRQDVRAALWDDRSVVKTYGPRGTIHLLASAELPFWSAALTAIPEGPSPFPQDVRMTPAQEDEVVTAIGDALAGKQLTIDELTEEVVARTGPWAGDLVMEAFQGKWPRWRQVMHRAGQSGALCFAPNRGRKATYTRPPRFEPLPAQEALATLVRHYLHAYGPATPQHFAKWVAGPKSWAADLFAALAASGGIEEVDFEGSPAWVVAGDTGFPSEGVRGVRLLPYFDAYTIAAQPRERMFPGAAYQRALAGGQAGNYPVLLVDGVVAGVWHQRRQGKRTTVTVEALGRLSAAQRRELREQVDRVGEVLGASAELVVGKVTVGPHA comes from the coding sequence ATGACACCGAGGATCACCTGGGACGAGGCAAGCGCCCGCCGCTATGAGCGACAACTGCTGCGTACGCCCGCACCACCCGGCACACCACCCGCCGAGGTCGTAGCCACCCTGCTCGCCACCCACGCCCAGGTCCTCTCCGCAGCCGAACTCTCCGTGGGCCTACGACTCGACGGCGCCACCCGGCAGGACGTACGCGCGGCCCTGTGGGACGACCGCAGCGTGGTGAAGACGTACGGCCCGCGCGGCACGATCCACCTCCTCGCATCCGCAGAACTCCCCTTCTGGAGCGCCGCGTTGACCGCGATCCCCGAGGGCCCGAGCCCATTCCCGCAGGATGTGCGGATGACGCCCGCGCAGGAGGACGAGGTGGTCACCGCGATCGGTGACGCCCTCGCCGGGAAGCAGCTGACCATCGACGAACTGACGGAGGAGGTCGTCGCGCGCACCGGGCCCTGGGCCGGTGACCTGGTGATGGAGGCGTTCCAGGGCAAGTGGCCCCGCTGGCGCCAGGTGATGCACCGGGCGGGCCAGTCCGGGGCCCTGTGCTTCGCCCCCAACCGCGGCCGCAAGGCCACGTACACCCGCCCGCCGCGCTTCGAGCCGCTGCCTGCGCAGGAGGCCCTCGCCACGCTCGTACGCCACTATCTGCACGCGTACGGTCCGGCGACCCCTCAGCATTTCGCCAAGTGGGTTGCCGGGCCGAAGAGTTGGGCCGCCGATCTGTTCGCCGCCCTGGCTGCCTCCGGCGGGATCGAGGAGGTCGACTTCGAGGGGTCGCCCGCCTGGGTCGTGGCGGGCGACACCGGCTTCCCCTCGGAGGGCGTACGCGGGGTACGCCTGCTGCCGTACTTCGACGCGTACACCATCGCCGCGCAGCCCCGGGAGCGGATGTTCCCCGGAGCCGCGTACCAGCGGGCCCTGGCGGGCGGCCAGGCGGGGAACTATCCCGTGCTGCTCGTCGACGGCGTGGTCGCCGGCGTCTGGCACCAGCGGCGGCAGGGGAAGCGGACAACGGTGACGGTGGAGGCCCTGGGGCGGCTGAGCGCGGCGCAGCGGCGGGAGCTGAGGGAGCAGGTGGACCGGGTGGGTGAAGTCCTCGGGGCCAGTGCGGAGTTGGTGGTGGGGAAGGTGACAGTCGGCCCGCACGCATAG
- a CDS encoding ArsR/SmtB family transcription factor: MGHGVDEKSTRERLDAVGAVDVAATLQALATPSRLRILARLQEGPCAVGELAEAAGLEQSACSHQLRLLRNLGLVTGERRGRSIVYALHDHHVAELLDQALHHVEHLRLGLRDET; this comes from the coding sequence ATGGGCCACGGAGTCGATGAGAAGAGCACCCGCGAACGTCTGGACGCCGTAGGCGCCGTGGACGTCGCCGCCACGCTCCAGGCCCTGGCCACGCCCTCGCGGCTGCGCATACTGGCCCGCCTCCAGGAAGGCCCGTGCGCGGTCGGCGAACTCGCGGAGGCAGCGGGCCTCGAGCAGTCCGCCTGCTCGCATCAGCTCCGGCTGCTGCGGAACCTCGGGCTCGTCACGGGTGAGCGGCGGGGGCGGTCGATCGTGTACGCGCTGCACGACCACCATGTTGCCGAACTGCTGGACCAGGCGTTGCATCACGTGGAGCACCTGCGGCTGGGCCTGCGGGACGAGACCTGA
- a CDS encoding class I SAM-dependent methyltransferase — protein MSQSAHSTPSPTTFEDLVAEAEAAPTEGWDFSWFEGRATEARPSWGYARAMGERLAKAEAALDIQTGGGEVLNSADRLPPLTVATEGWPPNVAKATALLRPRGAVVVASPEDAPLPFADETFDVVTSRHPVAPQWAEIARVLRPGGTYFAQHVGPRSAYEVVEYFLGPQPQGQSADRHPDRERADAEAAGLEIVDLRAERLRMEFYDIGAVVHFLRKVVWMVPGFTVDQYRDRLRTLHEQIEAEGPFVAHSARQLIEARKP, from the coding sequence ATGAGCCAGTCAGCCCACTCAACCCCGTCACCCACCACCTTCGAAGACCTCGTCGCCGAAGCCGAAGCCGCCCCCACCGAGGGCTGGGACTTCTCCTGGTTCGAGGGGCGGGCCACCGAGGCGCGTCCGTCGTGGGGTTACGCGCGGGCCATGGGGGAGCGGCTGGCGAAGGCCGAAGCCGCGCTCGACATTCAGACCGGTGGCGGCGAAGTCCTCAACTCGGCGGACCGGCTCCCGCCCCTCACCGTCGCCACCGAGGGCTGGCCGCCGAACGTCGCCAAGGCCACCGCCCTGCTCCGCCCGCGCGGCGCGGTCGTCGTCGCGTCGCCGGAGGACGCCCCGCTGCCGTTCGCGGACGAGACGTTCGACGTGGTCACGAGCCGGCACCCGGTCGCCCCGCAGTGGGCGGAGATCGCGCGTGTCCTCAGGCCGGGCGGTACGTACTTCGCCCAGCACGTGGGCCCGAGGAGCGCCTACGAAGTGGTCGAGTACTTCCTCGGTCCGCAACCGCAGGGGCAGAGCGCCGACCGCCACCCCGACCGCGAACGCGCCGACGCCGAAGCCGCCGGGCTGGAGATCGTCGACCTGCGGGCGGAACGACTGCGGATGGAGTTCTACGACATCGGGGCCGTCGTGCACTTTCTGCGCAAGGTCGTGTGGATGGTGCCCGGCTTCACCGTCGACCAGTACCGGGACCGGCTGCGCACCCTGCACGAACAGATAGAGGCGGAGGGCCCGTTCGTGGCCCACAGCGCCCGCCAGCTCATCGAGGCCCGCAAGCCGTGA
- a CDS encoding LLM class flavin-dependent oxidoreductase, giving the protein MTALGAVFRPQLPPEKLRDVVRVADAAGLEELWLWEDCFLESGIATASAALAWSERLRVGIGLLPVPLRNVAVTAMETATLDRLFPGRFTLAVGHGVQDWMGQVGARAESPVTLLREYLDALRALLRGERVTTDGRYVKLDDVALDWPPPTAPEVLAGVTGPRSLRLAGEAADGTLLSEANPPEAVRKARGLIDEGRAAAGRTDPHRVVVYLLTATGPDAVARLKAEQSVAGLDKVPDLGVAGDAGTVAKAVQRLVDAGADTVILEPTGDEPDPEGFVRFAAEEVRPLVL; this is encoded by the coding sequence ATGACTGCTCTCGGTGCCGTGTTCCGCCCCCAGTTGCCGCCCGAAAAGCTGCGAGACGTGGTTCGTGTCGCCGATGCTGCGGGGCTCGAGGAGCTGTGGTTGTGGGAGGACTGTTTTCTGGAGAGTGGGATCGCCACCGCTTCCGCCGCGCTTGCCTGGAGCGAGCGGCTTCGGGTCGGGATCGGGCTGTTGCCTGTGCCTCTGCGGAACGTTGCCGTCACGGCCATGGAGACAGCCACCCTCGACCGGCTGTTTCCCGGTCGCTTCACGCTGGCCGTCGGGCACGGGGTGCAGGACTGGATGGGGCAGGTGGGGGCGCGGGCCGAGTCGCCGGTCACGTTGCTGCGTGAGTATCTCGATGCGCTACGGGCCCTGCTGCGCGGCGAGCGCGTCACCACCGACGGGCGGTACGTGAAGCTGGATGACGTCGCGCTTGACTGGCCGCCGCCCACCGCCCCCGAAGTCCTCGCCGGGGTCACCGGCCCCCGCTCCCTGCGCCTGGCCGGCGAGGCCGCCGACGGCACGCTGCTCAGCGAGGCCAACCCGCCCGAGGCGGTACGCAAGGCGCGCGGGCTCATCGACGAGGGCCGCGCGGCGGCCGGTCGTACCGACCCGCACCGCGTCGTCGTCTATCTCCTCACCGCCACCGGGCCGGACGCCGTCGCCCGCCTCAAGGCCGAACAGTCCGTCGCCGGCCTGGACAAGGTCCCCGACCTGGGAGTCGCGGGCGACGCCGGTACGGTCGCCAAGGCCGTACAGCGCCTGGTCGACGCCGGTGCCGACACTGTCATCCTCGAGCCCACTGGCGACGAACCGGACCCCGAGGGCTTCGTCCGCTTCGCGGCGGAGGAAGTACGGCCACTCGTTCTGTAG
- a CDS encoding GntR family transcriptional regulator, translated as MSSFLIMNFQPDAEIDHEGPVTPYQQLAGILRARIARGDWQPNRAISSETQLVQQYGLARTTVRRAIAVLVEEGLVFTVPQRGTYVAPQPEAPDDE; from the coding sequence ATGAGTAGCTTCCTGATCATGAACTTCCAGCCGGACGCTGAAATCGATCACGAGGGACCGGTTACGCCCTACCAGCAACTTGCGGGCATCTTGCGTGCCCGTATCGCGCGGGGCGACTGGCAGCCCAACCGGGCCATCTCCAGTGAGACCCAGCTCGTGCAGCAGTACGGGCTCGCGCGTACGACCGTCCGGCGCGCGATCGCGGTGCTTGTCGAGGAGGGGCTGGTCTTCACCGTTCCGCAGCGGGGAACGTACGTAGCTCCGCAACCGGAGGCCCCCGACGACGAGTGA
- a CDS encoding type II toxin-antitoxin system RelE/ParE family toxin, translating to MPEPPDLYTIEIEPEVRAWLEALTPPDYRAAERFADRLATDGPALPFPLASHLGDGLRELRIGAFRVTYWLAPGRRAVLLTVFRKTRMREADEVLRAQRARKRCEAEHPPAGEHGVYSRGEEA from the coding sequence GTGCCGGAACCGCCCGACCTCTACACAATCGAAATTGAGCCTGAGGTGCGGGCGTGGCTGGAGGCGCTCACGCCTCCGGACTACAGGGCCGCCGAACGATTCGCCGATCGACTCGCGACCGACGGTCCGGCTCTGCCGTTTCCCTTGGCGAGCCACCTCGGCGACGGGCTGCGCGAGTTGCGCATCGGTGCATTCCGCGTGACGTACTGGCTGGCTCCCGGCCGGAGGGCAGTGCTGCTCACGGTTTTCCGGAAGACGAGGATGCGGGAGGCTGACGAAGTCCTGAGAGCGCAAAGAGCACGAAAGCGCTGCGAGGCCGAGCACCCTCCGGCGGGCGAACACGGCGTCTACAGTAGGGGCGAGGAGGCCTGA
- a CDS encoding helix-turn-helix domain-containing protein, with the protein MSSGYHTTWKVPSEHREDPAYRAAGRRMDFAQAVYDRRSALGWSTAELARRAGMSEENIESIEESGVDPTLELLEQLATALESGARIDPRTSPEFRFEGHAA; encoded by the coding sequence ATGAGCAGCGGATACCACACCACGTGGAAGGTCCCGTCCGAGCACCGCGAAGACCCCGCATACCGCGCCGCGGGGCGGCGGATGGACTTCGCCCAGGCGGTCTACGACCGGCGCTCGGCCCTGGGCTGGAGCACTGCTGAACTGGCGCGCCGGGCCGGGATGTCCGAAGAGAACATCGAGTCCATCGAAGAGAGCGGGGTCGATCCGACTCTCGAGCTCCTCGAGCAACTGGCAACCGCACTTGAGTCAGGTGCACGAATCGACCCACGCACCAGCCCCGAGTTCCGTTTCGAGGGACACGCTGCCTGA